The proteins below come from a single Agromyces flavus genomic window:
- a CDS encoding branched-chain amino acid ABC transporter substrate-binding protein, with translation MSHGPRRRARLLPLAAGASLLLALTGCSGGLAGGGDEGGEDGPITLGMLAPFSGSESAFGAYMQNGAQLAIDELNADGGVLGRDLELVVEDDACDATTAVAGANKLVTDGVHASVGGYCSGATLPTLPIFDEAGIPMIIPAANSNELVQGLPGVFLINGTGTQQAAAAVQYAEKIGATTVAAIDDATSYSADLAASFVEQAGEAGLDVAFEATVTPGENDYSAVATQLASEQPDLVYWTGYYQEGGLIVRQATDAGYDGTFLVGDGSVDAKFAEIAGPGYTDNVVATFTQTPDMIEGADDWIASYTELAGEAPGPYSTQSYDAVRVVAQAIEDAGSTETDDVIAAIEALDGFDTFAGPLTFTDDHTLSGGGFVIVGIDPESGAFVLEDDLQG, from the coding sequence ATGTCCCACGGACCCCGGCGCCGCGCGCGCCTCCTCCCGCTCGCCGCAGGCGCGAGCCTCCTGCTGGCCCTGACCGGGTGTTCGGGCGGCCTCGCCGGCGGCGGTGACGAGGGCGGCGAGGACGGGCCCATCACGCTCGGCATGCTCGCGCCGTTCTCGGGCAGCGAGTCGGCGTTCGGCGCCTACATGCAGAACGGCGCGCAGCTCGCGATCGACGAGCTCAACGCCGACGGCGGCGTGCTCGGTCGCGACCTCGAGCTCGTCGTCGAGGATGACGCGTGCGATGCCACCACGGCGGTGGCCGGTGCGAACAAGCTCGTGACCGACGGCGTCCACGCGTCGGTGGGCGGGTACTGCTCGGGTGCGACCCTTCCGACGCTGCCGATCTTCGACGAAGCCGGCATCCCGATGATCATCCCGGCCGCCAACTCCAACGAGCTCGTCCAGGGGCTGCCCGGCGTGTTCCTCATCAACGGCACGGGCACGCAGCAGGCCGCCGCCGCGGTGCAGTATGCCGAGAAGATCGGTGCGACCACGGTCGCGGCGATCGACGACGCCACGTCCTATTCGGCCGACCTCGCAGCATCCTTCGTCGAGCAGGCCGGCGAGGCGGGCCTCGACGTGGCGTTCGAGGCGACGGTGACGCCGGGCGAGAACGACTACTCGGCCGTGGCCACGCAGCTGGCGAGCGAGCAGCCCGACCTCGTCTACTGGACCGGCTACTACCAGGAGGGCGGCTTGATCGTCCGCCAGGCCACCGACGCGGGCTACGACGGCACCTTCCTGGTGGGCGACGGCTCGGTCGACGCCAAGTTCGCCGAGATCGCCGGTCCCGGCTACACCGACAACGTCGTCGCGACGTTCACCCAGACGCCCGACATGATCGAAGGCGCCGACGACTGGATCGCCTCGTACACCGAGCTCGCGGGTGAGGCACCCGGCCCGTACTCGACCCAGTCCTACGACGCCGTCCGCGTCGTGGCGCAGGCGATCGAGGACGCAGGGAGCACGGAGACCGACGACGTCATCGCCGCGATCGAGGCCCTCGACGGGTTCGACACCTTCGCGGGGCCGCTCACCTTCACCGACGACCACACCCTGTCGGGCGGCGGGTTCGTCATCGTCGGGATCGACCCCGAGTCCGGTGCGTTCGTCCTCGAGGACGACCTGCAGGGCTGA
- a CDS encoding NAD(P)/FAD-dependent oxidoreductase, whose product MRVVVVGAGAIGASCALAVTEAGAEVVVVDRVGVAAETSSRCEGNILVSDKAPGAEADLAIVARRAWRDLAARLDDDRGPGQPATEFEEKGGVVVAFEGGAAALDAFAASQRVIGIRAHALSADELRRLEPHLSPEVVRGIHYPDDAQVQPSLATQAMLARARRLGAEFRITEVTGPVLVGDRLAGVATPDGDILADAVVNCAGPWAGAVASLLGARLDIRPRRGAILVTTPMPQRVFHKVYDADYVGAVGSSDAALQTSTVVESTPAGTVLIGSSRERVGFSTDDTLAPITEIAAKATRLFPFLAGTMLLRSYVGFRPYTPDHVPVIGADGRVDGLFHAAGHEGAGIGLAPTTGELIAHAVLGTPAPLDPMPFLPTRASLEVAA is encoded by the coding sequence ATGCGGGTCGTCGTGGTCGGTGCGGGCGCCATCGGCGCGTCCTGCGCGCTCGCGGTGACCGAAGCCGGCGCCGAGGTCGTCGTCGTGGACCGCGTCGGTGTCGCGGCCGAGACCTCCAGCCGTTGCGAGGGCAACATCCTCGTCTCCGACAAGGCACCCGGCGCCGAGGCCGACCTGGCGATCGTCGCCCGCCGCGCATGGCGCGACCTCGCCGCGCGGCTCGACGACGACCGGGGGCCGGGGCAGCCCGCGACCGAGTTCGAGGAGAAGGGCGGCGTGGTCGTCGCATTCGAGGGCGGTGCCGCCGCCCTCGACGCCTTCGCCGCATCCCAGCGCGTGATCGGCATCCGAGCCCATGCCCTCTCAGCCGACGAGCTCCGCCGACTCGAGCCGCACCTCAGCCCCGAGGTCGTGCGCGGCATCCACTACCCCGACGACGCCCAGGTGCAGCCGAGCCTCGCCACGCAGGCGATGCTGGCGCGCGCTCGCCGTCTCGGTGCCGAGTTCCGTATCACCGAGGTCACGGGGCCCGTCCTGGTCGGCGATCGCCTGGCCGGCGTCGCCACGCCGGACGGGGACATCCTGGCCGACGCGGTCGTGAACTGCGCCGGGCCGTGGGCGGGCGCGGTCGCATCGCTGCTGGGCGCTCGCCTCGACATCAGGCCGCGACGCGGCGCCATCCTGGTCACCACGCCGATGCCGCAGCGCGTGTTCCACAAGGTGTACGACGCCGACTACGTCGGAGCCGTCGGGTCGAGCGACGCCGCGCTCCAGACGTCGACGGTGGTCGAGTCGACGCCCGCAGGCACGGTGCTGATCGGCTCCAGCCGCGAACGCGTCGGGTTCTCGACGGACGACACGCTCGCCCCGATCACCGAGATCGCCGCGAAGGCCACGCGGCTCTTCCCGTTCCTGGCCGGCACGATGCTCCTTCGCAGCTACGTGGGGTTCCGCCCCTACACGCCTGATCACGTTCCCGTGATCGGCGCCGACGGCCGCGTCGACGGGCTCTTCCACGCCGCCGGTCACGAGGGCGCGGGCATCGGCCTCGCACCGACCACCGGCGAGCTCATCGCGCATGCGGTGCTCGGCACACCGGCGCCGCTCGACCCGATGCCGTTCCTGCCGACGCGCGCGAGTCTCGAGGTGGCGGCATGA
- a CDS encoding branched-chain amino acid ABC transporter permease, whose product MMQLIWNGLIVGSFYALVALGYSMVYGIIKLLNFAHGDLYMLGAFVGFFTLNAFGISNETSIPLLVVILLLSMVTTGLIGVGIERIAYRPLRKSPRLAVLITAIGVSFTLEYGVRQIFGPNPEAFPIRLESTGFDFAGMRITASQLVLVVIAAALMLVLAHIVERTREGRAMRAIALDPQGAQLMGVNVNRVIATVFFIGSALAGAAGVMAGAYYGSIDFLMGFIIGLKAFTAAVIGGIGNLYGAMLGGLLLGLLESFGAAWFGGEWRDVFSFAFLILFLTFKPTGLLGARVVERM is encoded by the coding sequence ATGATGCAGCTCATCTGGAACGGCCTCATCGTCGGGTCGTTCTACGCCCTCGTCGCGCTCGGCTACAGCATGGTCTACGGGATCATCAAGCTGCTGAACTTCGCGCACGGCGACCTCTACATGCTCGGCGCGTTCGTCGGGTTCTTCACCCTCAACGCGTTCGGGATCTCGAACGAGACCTCGATCCCGCTGCTCGTGGTCATCCTGCTGCTCTCGATGGTCACGACCGGCCTCATCGGCGTCGGCATCGAGCGGATCGCCTACCGGCCACTGCGGAAGAGCCCGCGACTCGCCGTGCTGATCACCGCGATCGGCGTCTCGTTCACGCTCGAGTACGGCGTGCGCCAGATCTTCGGCCCGAATCCCGAGGCGTTCCCCATCCGGCTCGAGTCGACCGGCTTCGACTTCGCCGGCATGCGCATCACCGCCTCGCAGCTCGTGCTCGTGGTCATCGCCGCGGCGCTCATGCTCGTGCTGGCGCACATCGTCGAGCGGACCCGCGAGGGCCGCGCCATGCGCGCGATCGCGCTCGACCCGCAGGGGGCCCAGCTCATGGGCGTAAACGTCAACCGCGTCATCGCGACCGTCTTCTTCATCGGGTCAGCGCTCGCCGGTGCCGCGGGCGTCATGGCCGGTGCGTACTACGGCTCGATCGACTTCCTGATGGGCTTCATCATCGGGCTCAAGGCGTTCACGGCCGCCGTCATCGGCGGCATCGGCAACCTCTACGGCGCGATGCTCGGCGGACTCCTGCTCGGCCTGCTCGAATCGTTCGGGGCCGCCTGGTTCGGCGGCGAATGGCGTGACGTGTTCTCGTTCGCCTTCCTGATCCTGTTCCTCACGTTCAAGCCCACGGGCCTGCTCGGCGCCCGCGTCGTGGAGAGGATGTGA
- a CDS encoding glutamate--cysteine ligase, producing the protein MPIEFARSERSTVGIEWEIAIVDRASGQLASVGDRVLAELAGSDGTPHPWITSELLTNTVELVSGVHHHVAGAVDDLTGQVAEVRAVLDRLGEYELICSGSHPYSQWYDQHLTDKARYHKLIERTRWWGRNMMIWGIHVHVGIEERDKALPILDGMLAFVPHLQALSASSPYWAGVETGYASNRALMFQQLPTAGLPYPLPDWGAYERYVDDLVRTGVIEDHTEVRWDIRPSPRWGTVEVRVCDGVSSADEIGAIAALIQCLVEWMSGRLDAGETLPVLQPWYVRENKWRAARYGMDAEVITDVAGTERPVADDLADLVDTLSPIADRLGCRQELERVRRTIEGGAGYQRQLAVAAEHDGDLTAVVAHLARELREGTGR; encoded by the coding sequence ATGCCGATCGAGTTCGCACGGTCCGAGCGCTCGACCGTGGGCATCGAGTGGGAGATCGCCATCGTCGACCGGGCGAGCGGCCAGCTCGCGTCCGTGGGCGATCGGGTGCTCGCCGAGCTCGCCGGATCCGACGGCACGCCGCATCCATGGATCACCTCGGAGCTGCTCACCAACACCGTGGAGCTCGTAAGCGGCGTCCACCATCACGTGGCGGGCGCGGTCGACGACCTCACCGGGCAGGTCGCCGAAGTGCGCGCCGTGCTCGACCGCCTGGGCGAGTACGAACTCATCTGCAGCGGTTCGCATCCCTACAGCCAGTGGTACGACCAGCACCTCACAGACAAGGCCCGCTACCACAAGCTCATCGAGCGCACGCGCTGGTGGGGGCGCAACATGATGATCTGGGGCATCCACGTCCACGTCGGCATCGAGGAGCGCGACAAGGCACTGCCGATCCTCGACGGGATGCTCGCCTTCGTGCCGCATCTCCAGGCGTTGTCGGCATCCAGCCCCTACTGGGCCGGCGTCGAGACCGGCTACGCCTCGAACCGCGCGCTCATGTTCCAGCAGTTGCCCACGGCCGGACTGCCCTATCCGCTCCCCGACTGGGGCGCGTACGAGCGCTACGTCGACGACCTCGTGCGCACCGGTGTCATCGAGGACCACACCGAGGTGCGCTGGGACATCCGGCCGTCGCCGCGCTGGGGCACGGTCGAGGTGCGAGTCTGCGACGGCGTGTCGTCCGCCGACGAGATCGGCGCCATCGCGGCCCTCATCCAGTGCCTGGTCGAATGGATGTCGGGCCGGCTCGACGCCGGCGAGACGCTTCCGGTGCTGCAGCCGTGGTACGTGCGCGAGAACAAGTGGCGGGCGGCTCGCTACGGCATGGACGCCGAGGTCATCACGGACGTCGCAGGAACCGAGCGGCCCGTCGCCGACGACCTCGCCGACCTGGTCGACACGCTGTCCCCGATCGCCGACCGCCTCGGCTGCCGTCAGGAGCTCGAGCGCGTGCGACGGACGATCGAGGGCGGTGCGGGCTACCAGCGCCAATTGGCCGTCGCCGCCGAGCACGACGGCGACCTCACCGCGGTCGTCGCGCACCTCGCGCGCGAGCTCCGGGAGGGCACCGGCCGCTGA
- a CDS encoding ABC transporter ATP-binding protein, with product MTALEVQDVDVYYGRVHALRRLSFTVGEGEIVCLLGNNGAGKSTTMNLLSGLVRPKAGSVRWNGTDLATAKPWNIVSSGLIHVPEGRRIFSTMTVHENLLLGGYSVRDKRRIDERIAHVYELMPRLAERRRQQGGTLSGGEQQMVAIGRALIGGPRLLLLDEPSMGLAPLVVKQVMEVVSAVNAQGTTVLLVEQNARAALKIAHRAYVIETGAVTLSGSANELARDPRVVEAYLGA from the coding sequence ATGACGGCGCTCGAGGTGCAGGACGTCGACGTCTACTACGGGCGCGTGCACGCGCTGCGGCGGCTGAGCTTCACCGTGGGGGAGGGCGAGATCGTCTGCCTGCTCGGCAACAACGGTGCCGGCAAGTCGACGACCATGAACCTGCTGTCGGGACTCGTCCGGCCCAAGGCCGGCTCGGTGCGGTGGAACGGCACCGATCTCGCGACCGCGAAGCCGTGGAACATCGTGTCGAGTGGACTCATCCACGTGCCCGAGGGCCGGCGGATCTTCTCGACGATGACCGTGCACGAGAACCTGCTGCTCGGCGGGTACTCGGTGCGCGACAAGCGCCGCATCGACGAGCGGATCGCGCACGTGTACGAACTCATGCCTCGCCTGGCGGAGCGTCGCCGACAGCAGGGCGGCACCCTCTCTGGCGGCGAGCAGCAGATGGTCGCGATCGGCCGCGCACTCATCGGCGGCCCGAGGCTGCTGCTGCTCGACGAGCCGTCGATGGGCCTCGCGCCGCTCGTCGTGAAGCAGGTCATGGAGGTCGTCTCGGCCGTGAACGCGCAGGGGACGACCGTGCTGCTCGTCGAGCAGAACGCGCGCGCGGCGCTGAAGATCGCGCATCGGGCGTACGTCATCGAGACTGGAGCCGTGACGCTCTCGGGATCGGCGAATGAGCTCGCGCGCGATCCGCGCGTGGTCGAGGCCTATCTGGGCGCCTGA
- a CDS encoding (2Fe-2S)-binding protein — protein MSIRIVLDGAALEGRDGQTIAGVLIGAGHRSWRTAAGAERGVFCGIGICQDCLVTVNGVEGVRACQRTARDGDVIERESR, from the coding sequence ATGAGCATCCGGATCGTGCTCGACGGGGCCGCGCTCGAGGGGCGCGACGGGCAGACCATCGCGGGCGTCCTCATCGGCGCAGGGCACCGCAGCTGGCGCACTGCCGCCGGCGCCGAACGCGGCGTCTTCTGCGGCATCGGCATCTGCCAGGACTGCCTCGTGACCGTGAACGGCGTCGAGGGCGTGCGCGCCTGCCAGCGCACCGCGCGCGACGGCGACGTGATCGAACGGGAATCGCGATGA
- a CDS encoding GntR family transcriptional regulator, with amino-acid sequence MSGSSMRVLEVLSLREQVERTLSSRIVAGEFAPGTVLTVPTLAGEFGVSATPVREAMLNLARRGFLSPLRNRGFEVTAVSANELRELGEIRRLLEAPPMRSLAGSLPDETVARLRDLADEIVRAGREGRFEDYLEADTRFHLALLERTGNRRLVQLVSELRQQTRLVGLVNLADSDELENSSLEHAELVRLLVEGDGEGAEALMRRHIGHVSGLWSGRQED; translated from the coding sequence ATGAGCGGCTCGTCGATGCGCGTGCTCGAGGTGCTGAGCCTCCGTGAACAGGTCGAGCGCACGCTGTCGTCGCGCATCGTGGCCGGCGAGTTCGCCCCCGGCACGGTCCTGACCGTGCCGACCCTCGCCGGCGAGTTCGGGGTCAGTGCGACCCCCGTGCGCGAGGCGATGCTGAACCTCGCCCGGCGGGGGTTCCTGAGCCCCCTCCGCAATCGCGGGTTCGAAGTCACCGCAGTGTCGGCCAACGAGCTGCGCGAGCTCGGCGAGATCCGGCGCCTGCTCGAGGCGCCGCCGATGCGGTCACTGGCCGGCAGCCTGCCCGACGAGACCGTCGCGCGGCTGCGTGACCTCGCCGACGAGATCGTGCGCGCCGGCCGGGAAGGGCGGTTCGAGGACTACCTCGAAGCCGATACCCGGTTCCACCTCGCATTGCTGGAACGCACCGGCAATCGACGGCTCGTGCAGCTCGTGAGCGAGCTGCGGCAGCAGACGCGACTGGTCGGCCTGGTGAACCTGGCCGACTCCGACGAGCTCGAGAACTCGTCGCTCGAGCACGCCGAACTCGTCCGCCTGCTCGTCGAGGGCGACGGCGAGGGCGCCGAGGCACTCATGCGACGGCACATCGGGCACGTCTCGGGTCTCTGGAGCGGTCGGCAGGAGGACTAG
- a CDS encoding ABC transporter ATP-binding protein, with protein MSAVLEVRDLRLQFGGVKAVDGLSFDVREGEILAVIGPNGAGKTSAFNCISGFYLPTSGSVVFDGKRIVREVPKPWHALRLVHLLQSFGFYRVLPSRVTKWGMARTFQNLRLFRELSVLENVKTAMHANLREGFWSTLVHTPGYRRAEEACVREARGWLDFVGFQDDEDLYVGQLPYGEQRRVEIARALATSPKLLLLDEPAAGLNHNEKQSLMALIRRIRDLGVAVVLIEHDMGMVMELAERIVVLNYGKEIADGTPAEIKADPLVIEAYLGVDDDAEPIDATRLRTGTVSAEAIADVLGATAGAAASDGKDGGVR; from the coding sequence ATGAGCGCGGTGCTCGAGGTCCGCGACCTGCGACTGCAGTTCGGCGGCGTGAAGGCCGTGGACGGGCTCAGCTTCGACGTGCGCGAGGGCGAGATCCTCGCGGTGATCGGACCGAACGGCGCCGGCAAGACCAGCGCGTTCAACTGCATCTCGGGCTTCTACCTCCCGACATCCGGCTCGGTCGTCTTCGACGGCAAGCGCATCGTCCGAGAGGTGCCCAAGCCCTGGCACGCCCTTCGGCTCGTGCACCTGCTGCAGAGCTTCGGCTTCTACCGGGTGCTCCCGTCGCGGGTCACGAAGTGGGGGATGGCACGGACGTTCCAAAACCTCCGGCTGTTCCGGGAGCTCTCGGTGCTCGAGAACGTGAAGACCGCCATGCACGCCAACCTGCGCGAGGGGTTCTGGTCGACCCTCGTGCACACGCCTGGATATCGCCGGGCCGAGGAGGCGTGCGTCCGCGAGGCGCGCGGATGGCTCGACTTCGTCGGTTTCCAGGATGACGAGGACCTCTACGTGGGCCAGCTGCCCTACGGCGAACAGCGCCGGGTCGAGATCGCCCGGGCGCTCGCCACGAGCCCGAAGCTGCTGCTGCTCGACGAGCCCGCGGCAGGCCTGAACCACAACGAGAAGCAGTCGCTCATGGCCCTGATCCGCCGGATCCGCGACCTCGGCGTCGCGGTCGTGCTCATCGAGCATGACATGGGCATGGTCATGGAACTCGCGGAGCGGATCGTCGTGCTCAACTACGGCAAGGAGATCGCCGACGGTACGCCCGCCGAGATCAAGGCGGACCCGCTGGTCATCGAGGCCTACCTGGGCGTCGATGACGACGCGGAACCGATCGATGCGACGCGGTTGCGAACCGGCACGGTGTCGGCGGAGGCGATCGCCGACGTGCTTGGCGCGACCGCCGGCGCCGCGGCATCCGATGGGAAGGACGGTGGCGTGCGATGA
- a CDS encoding branched-chain amino acid ABC transporter permease gives MARDLDLALKNAPLRAPAPLFDRPRPARGVFTSQSGFLRALGVLAVLLLAVLPFLDASRYTMSIATSALIYVMLCMGLNVVVGYAGLLDLGYIAFFAVGAYVSGIFTTVLGFPMWLALPATIVACIVAGVIIGGPTLRLRSDYLAIVTLGFGEIIRITANNLEITGGPSGIHGIPSWDFGGWSFDDGFAIGGLEFPGYVVFYYFVATVVVVVGVIGAGRLAKGKLGRAWKAVRDDEDAAEAMGINTYVAKISAYIIGAVWAGMAGQLMSTHLSAISPNSFQFLYSALILMAVVLGGMGSTPGVIIGALFVSLAPELLRDFAEWRYLIFGILLVVVMLFRPAGLWPATAVLPWLKRTRPQPPPFTSAVGAIDQGVPDVEPSVMESVDGLPATDAEEGRQA, from the coding sequence ATGGCACGCGACCTCGACCTCGCGCTGAAGAACGCGCCGCTGCGCGCGCCGGCCCCGCTGTTCGACCGTCCGCGCCCGGCCCGCGGCGTCTTCACCTCGCAGAGCGGCTTCCTGCGCGCGCTCGGCGTCCTCGCCGTCCTGCTGCTCGCCGTGCTGCCCTTCCTCGACGCCTCCCGATACACGATGTCCATCGCGACGAGCGCGCTGATCTACGTCATGCTCTGCATGGGCCTGAACGTCGTCGTCGGCTACGCCGGACTCCTCGACCTCGGCTACATCGCCTTCTTCGCGGTCGGCGCCTACGTGTCCGGCATCTTCACGACCGTGCTCGGATTCCCCATGTGGCTCGCGCTCCCGGCCACGATCGTCGCCTGCATCGTCGCGGGCGTCATCATCGGCGGCCCGACCCTCCGACTGCGCAGCGACTACCTCGCGATCGTCACGCTCGGCTTCGGCGAGATCATCCGCATCACCGCGAACAACCTGGAGATCACCGGGGGTCCGTCGGGCATCCACGGGATCCCCTCGTGGGACTTCGGCGGCTGGAGCTTCGACGACGGCTTCGCCATCGGTGGCCTCGAATTCCCCGGGTACGTCGTCTTCTACTACTTCGTCGCGACCGTCGTGGTCGTCGTCGGGGTCATCGGCGCCGGCCGCCTCGCCAAGGGCAAGCTCGGCCGCGCATGGAAGGCCGTGCGCGACGACGAGGACGCTGCCGAGGCGATGGGCATCAACACCTACGTGGCGAAGATCTCGGCGTACATCATCGGCGCGGTCTGGGCCGGGATGGCGGGACAGCTCATGTCGACGCACCTGTCGGCGATCAGCCCCAACAGCTTCCAGTTCCTGTACTCGGCGCTGATCCTCATGGCGGTCGTGCTCGGCGGGATGGGTTCGACGCCCGGCGTCATCATCGGCGCCCTGTTCGTCTCGCTCGCACCCGAACTCCTGCGGGATTTCGCCGAATGGCGATACCTGATCTTCGGCATCCTGCTCGTCGTGGTCATGCTGTTCCGCCCCGCGGGGCTGTGGCCGGCGACGGCCGTGCTGCCGTGGTTGAAGCGCACACGGCCGCAACCACCGCCGTTCACCTCGGCGGTCGGCGCGATCGACCAGGGCGTGCCCGACGTCGAACCGAGCGTCATGGAGTCGGTCGACGGCCTGCCCGCCACCGACGCCGAGGAAGGGAGGCAGGCATGA